A region from the Marinobacter szutsaonensis genome encodes:
- a CDS encoding valine--tRNA ligase: protein MEKTYQPENIERQWYENWESKGYFRPSGEGQSYSIAIPPPNVTGSLHMGHAFQHTIMDTLTRYKRMQGRNALWTVGTDHAGIATQMVVERKLAAEEGKTRHDLGREEFIKRIWDWKEHSGGTITRQMRRLGNSVDWSNERFTMDDGFYKAVQEVFVRLYEDGLVYRGKRLVNWDPKLHTAISDLEVENKEEKGFFWHLRYPLADGEQTQDGKGYLVVATTRPETLLGDTAVAVHPDDERYQHLVGKFVTLPLVNRRIPIVADHHADPEKGSGCVKITPAHDFNDYAVGKRNNLPMINVMTQDANIRDVAEVFNADGTENTEIDGKIPAAYAGLTREKARDQVATDMKVNGLLERVEDHVLSVPRGDRSGLIIEPMLTDQWFADAKTLAKPAIEAVEDGRIQFVPKQYENMYFAWMRDIQDWCISRQLWWGHRIPAWYDAEGNIYVGRSEEEVRQKHNLAADVALEQDEDVLDTWFSSALWTFGTLGWPEITERLKTFHPTDVLVTGFDIIFFWVARMIMMTMHFMKNEDGTPQVPFKTVYVTGLIRDEHGDKMSKSKGNVIDPLDMIDGISLDDLLEKRTGNLMQPKLAEKIGKRTKKEFPEGIAAHGTDALRFTLAAMATTGRDINWDMKRLEGYRNFCNKLWNAARYVLMNTEGEDCGVNDEPVQLSLADRWIISELQHCEQEVIRHLDQYRFDLAAYALYEFIWNEYCDWYLELSKPVLNDDNASAEAKRGTRRTLVRVLEAVLRLAHPMMPFITEEIWQRIAPLAGKTGDSIMLQPFPQPDESRQDAAVAADIEWLKGVIVAVRNIRGEMNISPAKQVPVLLKGGSAEDERRMNENRQFLISLAKLEKLEWFEGDKAPMSATQLVGEMEVLVPMAGLIDKDAELKRLDKELDRLQKEIGRLEGKLGNEKFTAKAPADVVEKEKEKLKDAQGSLQRLSAQRAEIEAM, encoded by the coding sequence ATGGAAAAAACCTACCAGCCAGAAAATATCGAGCGCCAGTGGTACGAAAACTGGGAATCCAAAGGGTACTTCCGCCCCAGCGGTGAAGGCCAGTCCTACAGCATCGCCATCCCCCCCCCCAACGTGACCGGCAGCCTGCACATGGGCCACGCCTTCCAGCACACCATCATGGACACCCTCACCCGCTACAAGCGCATGCAGGGCCGTAACGCATTGTGGACCGTCGGCACCGACCACGCCGGCATCGCCACCCAGATGGTTGTCGAACGCAAACTGGCCGCCGAAGAAGGCAAAACCCGCCACGACCTCGGCCGGGAAGAATTCATCAAACGCATCTGGGACTGGAAAGAACACTCCGGCGGAACCATCACCCGCCAGATGCGCCGCCTGGGCAACTCCGTGGACTGGAGCAACGAACGCTTCACCATGGATGATGGCTTCTACAAGGCCGTCCAGGAAGTTTTCGTCCGCCTGTACGAGGATGGCCTGGTCTACCGTGGCAAACGGCTGGTGAACTGGGACCCGAAACTGCACACCGCCATCTCCGATCTCGAGGTCGAGAACAAGGAAGAGAAGGGTTTCTTCTGGCACCTGCGCTACCCGCTGGCCGACGGCGAACAGACCCAGGACGGCAAAGGCTACCTGGTCGTCGCCACCACCCGACCGGAAACCCTGCTCGGTGATACCGCCGTAGCCGTCCACCCGGACGACGAGCGCTACCAGCACCTGGTCGGCAAGTTCGTGACCCTGCCGCTGGTCAATCGCCGTATCCCCATCGTGGCCGACCACCACGCCGACCCGGAGAAAGGCTCCGGCTGCGTAAAGATCACCCCGGCCCACGACTTCAACGACTACGCCGTGGGCAAGCGCAACAACCTGCCCATGATCAACGTCATGACCCAGGACGCCAACATCCGGGACGTGGCCGAAGTCTTCAACGCCGACGGCACCGAGAATACCGAGATTGACGGCAAGATCCCGGCCGCCTACGCCGGCCTGACCCGGGAAAAGGCCCGGGACCAGGTGGCCACCGACATGAAGGTCAACGGCCTGCTCGAGCGGGTCGAGGACCACGTGCTGAGCGTGCCCCGTGGTGACCGCTCCGGGCTGATCATCGAGCCGATGCTGACCGACCAGTGGTTTGCCGACGCCAAAACCCTGGCCAAGCCCGCCATCGAAGCAGTGGAAGACGGCCGTATCCAGTTCGTACCCAAGCAGTACGAGAATATGTACTTCGCCTGGATGCGCGACATCCAGGACTGGTGTATCTCCCGCCAGCTCTGGTGGGGCCATCGCATCCCGGCCTGGTACGACGCCGAGGGCAACATCTACGTTGGTCGCAGCGAAGAGGAAGTGCGCCAGAAGCACAACCTCGCGGCCGACGTCGCCCTGGAGCAGGACGAAGACGTACTCGACACCTGGTTCAGCTCCGCCCTGTGGACCTTCGGCACCCTGGGCTGGCCGGAAATTACCGAGCGCCTGAAGACCTTCCACCCCACCGACGTGCTGGTCACCGGTTTCGACATCATCTTCTTCTGGGTTGCCCGGATGATCATGATGACCATGCACTTCATGAAGAACGAGGATGGCACCCCGCAGGTACCGTTCAAGACCGTCTACGTGACCGGCCTGATCCGCGACGAGCACGGCGACAAGATGTCCAAGTCCAAGGGTAACGTCATCGACCCGCTGGACATGATCGACGGTATCAGCCTGGACGACCTTCTTGAGAAGCGCACCGGCAACCTGATGCAGCCCAAGCTGGCCGAAAAGATCGGCAAGCGCACGAAGAAGGAATTCCCGGAGGGCATCGCCGCCCATGGTACCGACGCCCTGCGCTTCACCCTGGCTGCCATGGCCACCACCGGCCGAGACATCAACTGGGACATGAAGCGCCTGGAAGGCTACCGCAACTTCTGCAACAAGCTGTGGAACGCCGCCCGCTACGTGCTGATGAACACCGAGGGCGAAGACTGCGGCGTGAACGATGAGCCGGTACAACTGTCCCTGGCCGACCGCTGGATCATCAGCGAACTGCAGCACTGCGAGCAGGAAGTCATACGGCACCTGGACCAGTACCGCTTTGACCTGGCCGCCTACGCCCTGTACGAGTTCATCTGGAACGAATACTGCGACTGGTACTTAGAGCTGTCCAAGCCGGTATTGAACGACGACAACGCCAGCGCCGAAGCCAAGCGTGGCACCCGTCGCACCCTGGTGCGCGTGCTGGAAGCGGTCCTGCGGCTGGCGCACCCGATGATGCCGTTCATCACCGAGGAGATCTGGCAGCGCATCGCTCCGCTGGCCGGCAAGACCGGTGACAGCATCATGCTGCAGCCGTTCCCGCAGCCGGACGAAAGCAGGCAGGACGCCGCAGTAGCCGCCGATATCGAGTGGCTCAAGGGCGTGATTGTGGCGGTACGGAACATTCGTGGCGAGATGAACATCTCCCCCGCCAAACAGGTCCCCGTTCTGCTCAAGGGCGGCAGCGCCGAAGATGAGCGCCGCATGAACGAGAACCGCCAGTTCCTGATCTCACTGGCCAAGCTGGAGAAACTGGAATGGTTCGAGGGTGACAAGGCCCCCATGTCCGCCACCCAGCTGGTGGGCGAAATGGAAGTTCTTGTACCCATGGCCGGCCTGATCGACAAGGATGCCGAGCTCAAGCGCCTGGACAAGGAGCTGGACCGCCTGCAGAAGGAAATCGGCCGCCTCGAAGGCAAACTGGGCAACGAGAAATTCACCGCCAAGGCCCCGGCCGACGTGGTCGAGAAGGAAAAAGAAAAGCTGAAGGACGCCCAGGGCAGCCTGCAGCGACTCAGCGCACAGCGGGCTGAAATCGAGGCCATGTAA
- a CDS encoding 2-dehydropantoate 2-reductase produces MIGILGAGSLGRLWAALLPQGQVAFLPRPDANPAAAILSYTFESIRGSQRTIALPWLQSPDGLSLLLVTTKAGDTVDALQHWLPRIPASVPIVLFQNGLGSQQAVANAWPEHPVLAASTTEGANRPEPNRVVHAGTGETWVGPLTPAARSKLAGAVSQLATTGLVIHAEDQILPRLWQKLVVNAGINPFTAILDCPNGDILVNDFFLSHIDPLCNEIAGLMAAEGIGNPTPGELRQRIETVARNTARNTSSMRGDILNARRTEIDFINGYLVQLGERLGIPTPVNQLLTDRVKQLSPH; encoded by the coding sequence ATGATCGGCATCCTGGGCGCAGGCTCATTGGGGCGGCTCTGGGCCGCCCTGCTTCCGCAGGGCCAGGTTGCTTTCCTGCCGCGGCCGGACGCAAATCCGGCCGCGGCCATCCTCAGCTATACCTTCGAATCAATCCGGGGCAGCCAACGCACCATTGCCCTGCCCTGGCTCCAATCCCCGGATGGCCTGAGCTTGCTGCTGGTCACCACCAAGGCCGGCGACACTGTCGACGCTCTTCAACACTGGCTGCCCCGGATACCGGCATCGGTCCCTATCGTACTGTTCCAGAACGGACTTGGCAGCCAGCAGGCGGTGGCGAACGCCTGGCCGGAACATCCCGTCCTGGCCGCCTCCACCACCGAGGGTGCCAACCGGCCGGAACCGAATCGGGTGGTTCACGCCGGTACCGGAGAAACCTGGGTCGGCCCACTGACCCCCGCCGCACGGTCAAAGCTTGCCGGCGCGGTCTCACAACTGGCGACAACCGGTCTCGTGATCCATGCCGAAGACCAGATCCTCCCCCGGCTCTGGCAGAAACTGGTGGTCAACGCCGGAATCAACCCCTTTACCGCCATCCTTGATTGCCCCAACGGCGACATCCTGGTCAACGATTTCTTCCTGAGTCACATCGACCCACTGTGCAACGAAATAGCCGGGCTGATGGCGGCCGAGGGCATCGGCAACCCCACGCCCGGGGAGTTGCGCCAGCGAATCGAGACCGTCGCCCGCAACACCGCGCGGAACACCTCGTCCATGCGCGGTGATATCCTGAACGCACGCAGGACCGAGATCGACTTCATAAACGGGTACCTGGTCCAGCTCGGCGAGCGCCTTGGTATCCCTACACCGGTGAACCAATTGCTGACCGACAGGGTAAAACAACTGTCGCCACATTAA
- a CDS encoding cob(I)yrinic acid a,c-diamide adenosyltransferase → MGNRLSKIYTRTGDDGSTGLADGNRIAKNAQRVEAMGTADELNCHIGLLIETLDQDDELIESLRRIQHHLFDLGGEFAIPGSRVIGDDHIQWLEETLDRHNEHLPPLKNFVLPGGTPAAAQCHLARAVCRRAERVVVALGHEDSINTASRHYLNRLSDLLFVIARVLARRGDGEEILWEQKKSGL, encoded by the coding sequence ATGGGCAACCGCCTTTCGAAGATCTACACCCGTACCGGAGATGACGGTTCCACCGGTCTCGCGGACGGCAATCGCATCGCCAAGAACGCCCAACGGGTCGAGGCCATGGGCACGGCCGACGAACTCAACTGCCACATTGGCCTGCTGATCGAGACCCTGGATCAGGACGACGAGCTGATCGAATCCCTGCGTCGCATCCAGCATCATTTGTTCGATCTCGGTGGGGAATTTGCCATTCCCGGAAGCCGGGTTATCGGGGACGACCACATCCAGTGGCTCGAGGAAACCCTGGACCGGCACAATGAACATTTGCCGCCACTGAAGAATTTCGTACTTCCCGGCGGAACACCTGCCGCGGCCCAGTGCCACCTCGCCCGGGCCGTTTGCCGCCGGGCCGAACGGGTGGTTGTGGCGCTCGGCCACGAGGATTCCATCAACACAGCGTCACGCCATTACCTCAACCGGCTGTCAGACCTGTTGTTTGTCATCGCACGGGTACTCGCCCGCCGGGGTGACGGTGAAGAGATTCTCTGGGAGCAAAAAAAATCCGGCCTTTGA
- a CDS encoding histidine kinase codes for MVLIVFLLAYLVRRKLDSSGHFSSDALWRAWFHRGSRVHAGAETSVGGGLALVLLPAFLSGLLEYLLTGYGMRWLVYPVEFIVLIAMMGAPGWKRVLRTYSDAWSRDDMQGAWHHVRDWLPVEDRQEDSSAESMHLSLSRAFMVSIFERYFLVAFWFVVGGMPAAILARGLVALAEQWPQAAARPRFVRWAEWLAWIPARVVSITFGIAGDLAGWLSEAKGLLLAVRKPAGELLAESANSALTGYALDPERFLKVHPDEWSRFGSTSLGAVRDLLNRTMLVWLCAVALLVIAGVV; via the coding sequence ATGGTGCTGATTGTTTTCCTGCTGGCTTACCTGGTGCGCCGGAAACTCGACAGTTCGGGGCATTTCTCCAGCGATGCCCTGTGGCGGGCGTGGTTTCACCGGGGCAGTCGGGTTCATGCCGGTGCGGAAACCAGTGTTGGCGGCGGACTGGCACTGGTACTGCTGCCGGCGTTCCTCAGTGGTTTGCTGGAATATTTGCTGACCGGCTACGGGATGCGCTGGCTGGTCTATCCCGTGGAGTTCATCGTGCTGATTGCGATGATGGGAGCTCCGGGCTGGAAGCGGGTGTTGCGAACCTATTCCGACGCCTGGAGCCGGGATGACATGCAGGGCGCCTGGCATCATGTCCGGGACTGGTTGCCTGTGGAGGATCGTCAGGAAGACAGCTCTGCCGAAAGCATGCACCTGTCATTGTCCCGGGCCTTCATGGTATCGATTTTTGAACGTTATTTTCTGGTGGCTTTCTGGTTCGTGGTTGGCGGTATGCCGGCCGCAATCCTGGCGCGGGGGCTGGTTGCCCTGGCGGAACAGTGGCCCCAGGCCGCAGCCCGGCCCCGGTTCGTCCGTTGGGCCGAGTGGCTGGCCTGGATTCCTGCCCGTGTTGTCTCGATAACTTTCGGGATTGCCGGTGACCTTGCCGGCTGGCTCAGCGAGGCGAAGGGGCTGTTGCTGGCCGTTCGCAAGCCGGCCGGGGAACTATTGGCCGAATCAGCGAACAGCGCCTTGACCGGTTATGCGCTTGACCCGGAGCGGTTCCTGAAAGTGCACCCGGATGAATGGTCCCGGTTCGGCTCAACCAGCCTGGGCGCAGTCCGGGACCTGCTCAATCGAACCATGCTGGTATGGCTGTGTGCGGTGGCGCTTCTGGTCATTGCCGGCGTCGTCTGA
- the ampD gene encoding 1,6-anhydro-N-acetylmuramyl-L-alanine amidase AmpD, giving the protein MISERRIASLRETGRLSGARWCPSPNYGPRPEGANISLLVVHNISLPPGQFGGPEIENFFCNRLDPAAHPYFETIADIRVSAHALIRRDGEIVQFVSLLDRAWHAGRSCFDGREECNDFSIGIELEGADDIPYTEAQYRALAGIAHQVMMAWPEIDARRITGHSDIAPGRKTDPGPAFDWQYFMACLDTRSGSGELA; this is encoded by the coding sequence ATGATTTCAGAGCGGAGGATTGCCAGCCTCAGGGAAACAGGGCGCCTTTCGGGAGCCAGGTGGTGCCCTTCGCCCAATTACGGCCCCAGGCCGGAAGGGGCCAATATCAGTTTGCTGGTCGTTCACAACATCAGTCTGCCGCCGGGGCAGTTCGGCGGCCCCGAGATCGAGAATTTCTTCTGTAACCGGCTGGATCCGGCCGCGCACCCTTATTTTGAAACCATTGCCGATATCCGGGTGTCCGCCCATGCGCTGATTCGCCGGGATGGCGAGATAGTGCAGTTTGTCAGCCTGTTGGACCGGGCCTGGCATGCCGGGCGATCCTGCTTTGACGGCCGTGAGGAGTGTAATGATTTTTCCATCGGCATCGAGCTTGAGGGGGCTGACGATATCCCCTATACCGAGGCCCAATACCGGGCATTGGCGGGTATTGCCCACCAGGTGATGATGGCCTGGCCTGAGATCGATGCCCGCCGTATCACCGGCCACAGCGATATCGCGCCCGGCCGCAAGACCGATCCCGGTCCGGCCTTTGACTGGCAGTATTTCATGGCCTGCCTGGACACCCGTTCCGGATCCGGGGAGCTCGCCTGA
- a CDS encoding DUF1631 domain-containing protein yields MAQDNKVVSFQDRKQAGQFSLPPALIRLRDASGRELKSVLNEFFDRSDDALFELADRAGNEHGQLAYFDAMRELRLRRKSISVSILQYVSRAFNEIGRFRPHVAKGDLEEIDQDNLSLMDHGELEQQVAIENLINKLRNRYADAIRLLTVRVNHLVPAIELSDSQMPLSPEVICGGVSEACADLDIDIRAKLVVLKLFDKLLADILANFYQQANKTLIDEGVLADMKRPPVPGSKSGPAAKPSDDNAGQAQQPAADASAGENGGGATFSELSALLRQGGDASGAGAGQSGVAFLDTEALMSKLSQVQVQAVSWEAEQVVPLREQILLVLKTDDGKPMQVGQMDDDVINLVSMLFDFILEDRQLHAVMKALISRLQIPVLKVALSDPNFFNRGGHPVRKLLNDMALSAIGWTEKRPGQRDPLREKIEYIVDRILNEFTTNVSLFEELLQDFSHFMDLDRRRRELVEQRLRDAEEGRARQERANAMVESMVSGVAHNREVPEPVMALLEQPWTRYLQWIYLRQGEQSEAWQKAQEFTERLVWSVDPSPVTETTRSELLRAIPAIVDQFRKAMQEISWDPFATDSAIRDLELAHVDVFQRLVTAVPQPEAPAVPQEASREEALPEPAIPEGYDVADEEPGVEAEWLARADSLRVGSWIELNREDNRVRCKLAAFIKATGKYIFVNRSGAKVAEYHREDLARAMAAGEIGMLDDGLIFDRALESIIDNLRSSRKD; encoded by the coding sequence ATGGCGCAGGATAACAAGGTAGTCAGCTTTCAGGACAGGAAGCAGGCGGGCCAGTTCTCGTTACCACCTGCGCTGATCCGTTTGCGGGATGCTTCGGGCCGGGAACTGAAATCCGTCCTCAACGAATTCTTTGACCGCTCTGACGACGCCCTGTTCGAGCTGGCCGATCGGGCCGGCAACGAACACGGCCAGCTTGCCTATTTTGACGCCATGCGGGAGCTCCGTCTGCGTCGCAAGTCCATTTCCGTGTCGATCCTGCAGTATGTCTCCCGGGCTTTCAACGAGATTGGCCGGTTCCGCCCCCATGTTGCAAAGGGAGACCTGGAGGAGATCGACCAGGACAACCTGAGCCTGATGGACCACGGTGAACTCGAGCAACAGGTTGCCATTGAAAACCTGATCAACAAGCTGCGGAATCGCTACGCCGATGCCATCCGGCTGCTGACGGTCAGGGTGAATCATCTGGTGCCTGCCATCGAACTCTCCGACAGCCAGATGCCCCTGAGCCCTGAAGTCATTTGTGGCGGCGTCAGTGAGGCCTGCGCCGACCTGGACATCGATATCCGGGCCAAGCTGGTGGTACTCAAGCTTTTCGACAAACTGCTGGCAGATATCCTGGCCAACTTCTACCAGCAGGCCAACAAGACCCTGATTGACGAGGGCGTGCTGGCGGATATGAAGCGCCCCCCGGTGCCAGGTTCCAAATCTGGCCCGGCCGCGAAGCCCTCCGATGACAACGCCGGTCAGGCGCAACAACCGGCGGCGGATGCGAGCGCTGGAGAAAACGGAGGCGGTGCGACCTTCTCCGAGCTGAGTGCGCTGCTGCGCCAGGGCGGTGACGCTTCCGGTGCCGGTGCGGGGCAGTCCGGTGTTGCCTTCCTGGACACCGAAGCGTTGATGTCGAAACTCAGCCAGGTGCAGGTTCAGGCGGTAAGCTGGGAGGCGGAACAGGTGGTGCCGCTCCGGGAGCAGATCCTGCTGGTACTGAAGACCGATGACGGCAAGCCGATGCAGGTCGGCCAGATGGACGACGACGTGATCAACCTCGTGTCCATGCTGTTTGATTTTATCCTCGAGGACCGGCAGCTGCATGCGGTGATGAAAGCCCTGATTTCCCGGTTACAGATTCCGGTTCTCAAGGTTGCCCTCAGCGATCCCAATTTCTTCAACCGGGGTGGTCATCCGGTACGCAAGCTGCTCAACGACATGGCGTTGTCCGCCATCGGCTGGACGGAGAAGAGGCCGGGCCAGCGGGATCCCTTGCGGGAAAAGATCGAATACATTGTCGACCGGATCCTGAACGAATTCACCACCAACGTGTCCCTGTTCGAGGAGCTGCTCCAGGACTTCAGTCATTTCATGGACCTGGATCGCCGCCGCCGGGAACTGGTGGAGCAGCGTCTCAGGGACGCCGAGGAGGGCCGGGCACGTCAGGAGCGGGCCAATGCGATGGTCGAATCCATGGTGTCGGGGGTTGCGCATAACCGGGAGGTCCCGGAGCCCGTAATGGCACTGCTCGAGCAACCCTGGACCCGTTACCTTCAGTGGATCTACCTGCGCCAGGGTGAGCAGAGTGAGGCCTGGCAAAAGGCGCAGGAATTCACTGAACGCCTGGTCTGGAGTGTTGACCCGAGCCCGGTTACGGAAACCACCCGAAGCGAGCTGCTTCGGGCCATTCCCGCAATCGTTGACCAGTTCCGCAAGGCCATGCAGGAAATTTCATGGGACCCGTTTGCCACGGATTCCGCGATCCGGGATCTGGAACTGGCCCATGTGGATGTGTTCCAGCGCCTGGTCACCGCTGTGCCACAGCCGGAAGCGCCGGCCGTGCCCCAGGAGGCTTCCAGGGAGGAAGCGTTGCCAGAGCCTGCTATTCCAGAGGGCTACGATGTCGCGGATGAAGAACCGGGTGTCGAGGCAGAATGGCTTGCCCGCGCGGACAGCCTGAGGGTCGGTTCCTGGATTGAGCTGAACCGGGAAGACAACCGGGTTCGCTGCAAGCTCGCGGCCTTCATCAAGGCCACCGGCAAGTACATTTTCGTCAACCGCAGTGGCGCGAAAGTGGCAGAATACCATCGGGAAGATCTGGCCCGGGCCATGGCCGCCGGCGAGATCGGAATGCTGGATGACGGCCTGATCTTTGACCGGGCCCTGGAGTCGATCATCGATAACCTGCGCAGCAGCCGAAAAGACTGA
- the nadC gene encoding carboxylating nicotinate-nucleotide diphosphorylase, whose amino-acid sequence MLPAELLRQSRIESVAQSLREDIGDGDITARLIPADKLATGRVITREAATLAGREWVDEVFRQVDPQVTLLWQANDGDRVSPDQILFTMEGTARSLLTAERTALNWLQTLSGVATICTAYAEKVAHTGVKLLDTRKTLPGLRLAEKYAVTCGGCHNHRIGLWDAFLIKENHIAACGSIAKAIEEARRIAPGRPVEVETESLDELDQALAASADIIMLDEFSLDDMRTAVKVTAGRARLEASGGINDRTLVPIAETGVDYISIGALTKDLKAVDLSMRLD is encoded by the coding sequence ATGCTCCCTGCCGAACTCCTGCGCCAGTCCAGAATCGAATCCGTTGCCCAAAGCCTGCGGGAAGACATCGGTGATGGTGACATCACGGCCAGACTGATTCCAGCCGACAAACTCGCTACCGGCCGGGTGATTACCCGGGAAGCCGCCACCCTGGCCGGCCGGGAGTGGGTCGATGAGGTGTTCCGCCAGGTGGATCCTCAGGTGACCCTTTTGTGGCAGGCCAATGACGGTGACCGGGTCAGCCCGGATCAGATCCTGTTCACCATGGAAGGCACCGCCCGCAGCCTGCTCACCGCAGAGCGCACGGCCCTGAACTGGCTTCAGACCCTGTCCGGAGTCGCGACCATCTGCACAGCCTATGCCGAGAAAGTCGCCCATACCGGGGTAAAACTCCTGGATACCCGCAAGACCCTGCCGGGCCTCCGGCTTGCGGAGAAATACGCGGTCACCTGTGGCGGCTGCCACAACCACCGCATCGGTCTGTGGGATGCGTTCCTGATCAAGGAAAACCACATTGCCGCCTGCGGATCCATTGCCAAAGCCATCGAAGAAGCCCGCCGAATTGCCCCGGGTCGCCCGGTGGAAGTTGAAACAGAGAGCCTGGACGAACTCGATCAGGCCCTGGCGGCCAGCGCCGACATCATCATGCTTGATGAATTCTCACTGGATGACATGCGCACTGCCGTGAAGGTCACCGCCGGCCGCGCCAGGCTCGAAGCTTCCGGCGGCATCAATGATCGGACTCTGGTGCCCATCGCCGAGACCGGGGTGGACTACATCTCCATCGGCGCACTGACCAAGGATCTGAAGGCCGTGGACCTGTCCATGCGGCTGGACTGA
- a CDS encoding YqcC family protein has protein sequence MTDEQKKVSRVADCLLQIEIELRQLEVWEGEPPPEEAFQSEKPFCLDTMEFTQWLQFVFVERMKILIENDHPLPEVSGIAPMAEEHFRGRPESGHGLVRELEKMDKLLSGK, from the coding sequence ATGACTGACGAACAGAAAAAGGTTTCCCGGGTAGCGGACTGCCTGCTGCAGATCGAGATCGAACTCCGGCAACTGGAAGTCTGGGAGGGGGAGCCGCCCCCCGAGGAAGCCTTCCAGAGCGAGAAGCCGTTTTGCCTGGATACCATGGAGTTCACCCAGTGGCTCCAGTTTGTGTTCGTGGAACGGATGAAAATCCTGATCGAGAATGATCACCCTCTGCCGGAGGTGTCGGGAATTGCGCCCATGGCAGAGGAGCATTTCCGGGGCCGGCCGGAATCCGGCCACGGACTGGTAAGGGAGCTGGAGAAGATGGACAAGCTGCTGTCCGGCAAGTGA
- a CDS encoding ParA family protein translates to MRRVVFNQKGGVGKSSITCNLAAISAARGKRTLVVDLDPQGNSTHYLLGKPASELRDTVADLLEQTVAFTVFNRRPDEFVHATPFDNLFVMPSSPELDFLERKLEAKHKIYKLREALKKLGDSFDAIYVDTAPALNFYTRSALIAAQRCLIPFDCDDFSRQALYNILNEIRELQEDHNQDLVVEGIIANQFQPRASLPRKLVLELTEEGLPVLPVRLSSSVKMKESHQSRQPLIHMAPKHPLTRQYEDLFRVLHGEAVELEPLTD, encoded by the coding sequence ATGAGACGGGTTGTATTCAATCAAAAAGGCGGGGTAGGCAAGTCCAGTATCACCTGCAACCTGGCGGCCATCAGCGCGGCCCGGGGTAAGCGTACCCTGGTGGTCGACCTGGATCCCCAGGGCAATTCGACCCATTATCTGTTGGGCAAGCCGGCATCGGAACTCCGGGACACGGTGGCCGATCTGCTGGAGCAAACGGTGGCCTTCACCGTGTTCAACCGTCGCCCGGACGAGTTTGTCCATGCCACGCCCTTCGATAACTTGTTTGTGATGCCTTCAAGCCCCGAGCTGGACTTTCTGGAGCGCAAGCTTGAAGCCAAGCACAAGATCTACAAACTGCGGGAAGCCCTGAAAAAACTGGGCGACAGTTTCGACGCCATCTATGTTGATACCGCCCCGGCGCTGAATTTCTATACCCGCTCGGCGCTGATTGCGGCCCAGCGTTGCCTGATTCCGTTTGACTGTGACGACTTCTCCCGCCAGGCGCTGTACAACATCCTCAATGAGATCCGGGAGTTGCAGGAAGATCACAACCAGGACCTGGTGGTGGAGGGCATTATCGCCAACCAGTTCCAGCCCAGGGCCAGCCTGCCGAGGAAGCTGGTACTGGAGCTGACCGAGGAAGGCCTGCCGGTGCTGCCGGTCCGGCTGTCCAGTTCGGTCAAAATGAAGGAATCCCATCAGAGCCGGCAGCCACTCATTCACATGGCTCCGAAGCACCCGCTGACCCGCCAGTATGAAGACCTGTTCCGGGTCCTGCATGGTGAAGCGGTAGAGCTCGAGCCGCTGACCGACTAG
- the hda gene encoding DnaA regulatory inactivator Hda translates to MSASQLVLGVKLRDDARFDNFHGDRNIEAARRLKAICDQPAGVPVVVVCGDSDTGKSHLLQAACHHAEARGWSAVCISIAELEPFGPEALTGLDTQDLVCLDDLDRIAGDPAWEEAVFHLYNRIHDRGGLLMVSISEVLTSLGFQLPDLVSRLTHGLTLQLGIYRDEDRQTILQARAEQRGLVMSDDVASFIMRRAPRRLGDLLAMLDVLDENSLQAQRRLTIPFVKTVMGW, encoded by the coding sequence ATGAGCGCTTCCCAGCTGGTTCTCGGGGTCAAGTTGCGGGACGACGCCCGGTTCGACAACTTTCACGGCGATCGCAATATCGAAGCGGCACGGCGCCTGAAAGCGATCTGCGATCAGCCTGCCGGAGTGCCGGTGGTGGTGGTCTGTGGCGATTCGGATACCGGTAAAAGCCATTTGCTCCAGGCAGCCTGTCACCATGCCGAGGCCCGCGGCTGGTCCGCCGTCTGCATCAGTATCGCGGAGCTTGAGCCTTTCGGCCCCGAGGCGCTGACGGGCCTTGATACCCAGGATCTGGTCTGTCTCGACGACCTGGACCGGATCGCCGGTGATCCCGCCTGGGAAGAAGCCGTCTTTCACCTTTACAACCGTATCCACGATCGTGGAGGCCTGTTGATGGTCAGCATCTCTGAAGTGCTGACGTCCCTGGGGTTCCAGCTGCCGGACCTGGTTTCACGGCTCACCCACGGACTGACCCTGCAGCTTGGTATCTACCGGGACGAGGACCGCCAGACCATTCTGCAGGCCAGGGCCGAGCAGCGGGGCCTGGTCATGAGCGACGATGTCGCCAGCTTCATCATGCGCAGGGCGCCCCGGCGCCTGGGTGATCTGCTCGCCATGCTCGATGTCCTGGACGAGAATTCATTGCAGGCCCAGAGGCGGCTGACCATCCCTTTCGTCAAAACGGTCATGGGATGGTGA